A window of Agrobacterium tumefaciens contains these coding sequences:
- a CDS encoding ABC transporter substrate-binding protein: protein MNISIKTLFLCGSVLSAAVSVQAAEISIAANSTGKNVAFFRERIAAFEKESGHKVNLVTMPSSSSEQFSQYRLWLAAGNKDVDVYQTDVIWAPQLADQFVDLTAATKDVIGDHFPSIVASQTVDGKLVAMPMFTDAPALFYRKDLLEKYGKQPPKTWKELSETAKEIQEKERAAGQKDLWGFVFQGSAYEGLTCNALEWIASAGGGHIVETNGDISVNNEKAAAAIETAKGWVGTIAPQGVLAYKEEEARGVWQTGNSVFMRNWPYAYALGNGDDSAIKGKFGVTPLPAGAEGEAPASTLGGWNLAVSKYSANQEAAIQLVKFMASKDTQKMRAVQLSNMPTIASLYDDKDVAAAQPFMPTWKPIFETAVPRPSASAKVKYNEVSAKFWGAVHNTLSGNGTAAENLELLEVELTDLKGNGW, encoded by the coding sequence ATGAATATTTCAATCAAGACTTTGTTCCTGTGCGGCAGCGTACTTTCCGCTGCTGTTTCGGTGCAGGCGGCGGAGATTTCCATCGCTGCGAATTCCACCGGAAAGAACGTCGCGTTTTTCCGCGAACGTATTGCCGCCTTCGAAAAGGAAAGCGGGCACAAGGTCAATCTGGTGACCATGCCTTCTTCTTCGAGCGAACAATTCAGCCAGTACCGGCTTTGGCTTGCCGCCGGCAACAAGGACGTCGACGTCTACCAGACGGACGTTATCTGGGCGCCGCAATTGGCAGACCAGTTCGTGGATCTGACGGCAGCGACCAAGGACGTCATCGGAGATCATTTCCCCTCGATCGTCGCCTCTCAGACGGTGGACGGCAAACTCGTTGCCATGCCGATGTTTACCGACGCGCCGGCACTGTTCTATCGCAAGGACCTTCTTGAAAAATACGGCAAGCAGCCACCGAAGACCTGGAAGGAACTCAGCGAAACCGCCAAGGAAATTCAGGAGAAGGAGCGCGCGGCCGGCCAGAAGGACCTCTGGGGTTTTGTTTTCCAGGGCAGCGCCTATGAGGGTCTGACCTGCAACGCGCTGGAATGGATCGCATCCGCCGGCGGCGGGCACATCGTAGAAACAAATGGCGATATCTCCGTCAACAATGAAAAGGCCGCCGCGGCCATCGAAACCGCCAAAGGCTGGGTCGGCACCATCGCGCCCCAGGGCGTGCTTGCCTACAAGGAAGAGGAAGCGCGCGGCGTCTGGCAGACCGGCAATTCCGTCTTCATGCGCAACTGGCCATACGCCTACGCGCTTGGCAATGGCGACGATAGCGCCATCAAGGGCAAGTTCGGCGTCACCCCGCTGCCGGCTGGCGCAGAAGGCGAAGCACCGGCCTCGACGCTCGGCGGCTGGAACCTCGCGGTCTCGAAATACTCTGCCAACCAGGAAGCGGCCATCCAGCTGGTGAAATTCATGGCGTCCAAGGACACCCAGAAGATGCGCGCCGTGCAGCTTTCCAACATGCCGACGATCGCCTCGCTCTACGACGACAAGGATGTTGCGGCGGCGCAGCCCTTCATGCCCACGTGGAAGCCGATCTTCGAGACCGCTGTTCCCCGCCCTTCCGCCTCCGCCAAGGTAAAATACAATGAGGTTTCGGCCAAGTTCTGGGGCGCCGTGCACAACACGCTCTCCGGCAACGGTACGGCGGCGGAAAATCTCGAGCTTCTCGAGGTCGAACTGACCGATCTCAAAGGCAACGGCTGGTAA